The following are from one region of the Vibrio rarus genome:
- a CDS encoding EAL and HDOD domain-containing protein, producing the protein MYSSFIARQPISDRHGVTVAYELLYRKSHVNKYPIDVDGEHATKSILADLLIESSGEMLNYGKSFINFPHTTLIAGLPLCLPAQDVVIEVLEADVPSPELINALKILHKRGYQIALDDFMPTSEWEPVLSYISIIKIDIQQLSLSDSQAFIQAHQHLNIQFLAEKIENHAQYQQALSAGFHLFQGYFLGQPEMLEKHINDESYPQLYLELYQHLSHMTMNPPKGMTHAKQDALV; encoded by the coding sequence GTGTATAGCTCTTTTATTGCTCGGCAACCAATCAGTGACCGTCACGGTGTTACAGTAGCTTATGAGCTACTGTATCGAAAAAGTCATGTTAATAAATACCCAATAGATGTAGATGGTGAACATGCCACTAAGTCGATACTTGCTGATCTGCTCATTGAGTCGTCAGGGGAAATGTTGAATTATGGCAAAAGCTTTATTAATTTCCCGCACACTACTCTGATTGCAGGTTTGCCCCTATGCTTACCCGCACAGGATGTCGTTATTGAGGTATTAGAAGCCGATGTACCTAGCCCAGAGCTCATTAATGCCCTGAAAATACTGCATAAACGCGGCTATCAAATTGCTCTTGATGACTTTATGCCAACGAGTGAGTGGGAGCCGGTGTTGTCCTATATTTCTATTATTAAAATAGATATTCAGCAATTGTCCCTATCCGACTCTCAAGCCTTTATCCAAGCCCACCAACACTTGAATATTCAGTTCCTCGCTGAAAAAATTGAGAACCACGCTCAATATCAACAAGCACTCAGTGCGGGTTTTCACTTATTTCAAGGTTACTTTCTTGGCCAGCCTGAAATGCTCGAAAAACACATTAATGATGAAAGCTATCCTCAGCTATACCTTGAGCTTTATCAACACCTCAGCCATATGACGATGAACCCGCCTAAAGGGATGACACACGCCAAACAAGATGCGCTGGTCTAA
- the lpxH gene encoding UDP-2,3-diacylglucosamine diphosphatase: MRTLFISDLHLTPSRNDMTDAFIRFMRQQAPGADAVYILGDLFEFWVGDDDDSPLNNTVISEIKTLVSSGTPCYFVQGNRDFLVGKQFQKKSHAILLGDETLIDLYGTPTLIMHGDTLCTDDIKYQNFRKKVHMKWLQWVYNHIPLALRRKLVKKVQNNANDEKQHKSYDIMDVNQQAVLDAMQRHSASLLIHGHTHRPAIHDIDQQKKQQRIVLGDWFTHASILEITKENINLHTKEL; encoded by the coding sequence ATGCGCACACTATTTATCTCTGATCTGCACCTTACTCCCTCACGTAATGATATGACGGACGCGTTTATACGCTTTATGCGCCAGCAAGCTCCTGGAGCTGATGCGGTGTATATTTTAGGTGATTTATTTGAGTTTTGGGTTGGTGACGACGACGATTCGCCACTCAATAACACCGTAATTTCCGAAATCAAAACCTTGGTGAGCTCTGGTACCCCTTGTTACTTTGTGCAAGGCAACCGAGATTTTTTAGTGGGTAAACAATTTCAGAAAAAAAGTCACGCTATTTTACTCGGGGATGAAACCTTAATTGATCTGTACGGCACACCGACACTCATCATGCATGGTGACACTCTATGTACCGACGATATTAAATATCAAAATTTCCGTAAAAAAGTTCATATGAAATGGCTGCAGTGGGTGTATAACCATATCCCCCTAGCCCTGCGCAGAAAGTTAGTCAAAAAAGTACAAAATAACGCCAATGATGAGAAACAACATAAATCGTACGATATTATGGATGTGAATCAACAAGCCGTTTTAGACGCGATGCAACGACACTCAGCAAGCCTACTGATTCATGGCCACACTCATCGCCCTGCCATTCATGATATTGACCAACAAAAAAAGCAGCAACGTATTGTTCTTGGTGACTGGTTCACACACGCATCAATATTGGAAATAACCAAAGAAAACATTAACTTACACACTAAAGAATTATGA
- a CDS encoding peptidylprolyl isomerase, with the protein MITLHTNHGDITLELNHELAPVTAANFTQYCQDGFYDNTLFHRVIDGFMIQGGGMTSGLREKPTRDTIKNEANNGLSNAVGTIAMARTMEPHSASSQFFININNNTFLDFKSEDMNGWGYCVFGKVTEGMDVVNKIKGVSTGSMGMHQDVPLEEVIITGTTITE; encoded by the coding sequence ATGATCACCCTTCACACCAATCACGGTGACATCACGCTAGAATTGAACCACGAACTTGCGCCAGTTACGGCAGCAAACTTTACTCAATATTGCCAAGATGGTTTTTACGACAACACTTTATTTCACCGTGTTATTGATGGTTTTATGATTCAAGGCGGTGGCATGACGTCTGGACTACGCGAAAAACCAACGCGCGATACCATTAAAAATGAAGCTAATAATGGCCTAAGCAATGCCGTTGGCACTATCGCAATGGCTCGTACTATGGAACCGCATTCAGCTAGCTCACAGTTCTTTATCAATATTAACAACAATACCTTCTTGGACTTCAAATCAGAAGACATGAACGGTTGGGGCTACTGTGTATTTGGTAAAGTGACTGAAGGCATGGATGTCGTTAACAAAATTAAAGGTGTGAGCACTGGTAGCATGGGTATGCACCAAGACGTTCCTTTAGAAGAAGTAATTATTACCGGTACTACAATTACTGAGTAA
- the cysS gene encoding cysteine--tRNA ligase, whose translation MLKIYNTLTRQKEEFKPITAGKVGMYVCGVTIYDLCHIGHGRTFVSFDVVSRYLRYLGYDLNFVRNITDIDDKIIKRAAENGESCEALTERLIADMHADFDALNMKRPDVEPRATDFIDEIIALVEKLIERGFAYVASNGDVMFEVSKFDEYGRLSKQDLQQLQAGARVDIETAKRSPLDFVLWKMSKPGEPTWASPWGEGRPGWHIECSAMNSSILGDHFDIHGGGSDLQFPHHENEIAQSCCAHGTQYVNTWMHSGMVMVDQEKMSKSLGNFFTIRDVLGHFDSETVRYFLMSGHYRSQLNYSLDNLTQARSSLERLYTALRGLDANASPAGGEEYVSRFTTAMNDDFNTPEAYAVLFDMAREVNRLKGADIAKASQLGALMRELAEVIGILYQQPEAFLQGGQADDEVAEIEALIKLRNDSRASKDWANADLARDKLNELGIILEDGPQGTTWRRK comes from the coding sequence ATGCTCAAGATATACAATACACTGACACGTCAAAAAGAAGAATTTAAACCTATCACGGCCGGAAAAGTAGGCATGTACGTATGTGGGGTGACTATTTATGACCTTTGTCATATTGGCCATGGTCGTACCTTTGTTTCTTTTGATGTTGTATCACGTTATCTAAGATATCTTGGCTACGACCTTAATTTTGTACGAAATATCACTGATATTGACGACAAAATTATTAAACGTGCGGCTGAAAATGGTGAAAGCTGTGAAGCGCTAACTGAGCGCCTGATCGCAGACATGCACGCCGACTTTGATGCGTTAAATATGAAGCGTCCGGATGTAGAGCCTCGCGCTACCGATTTTATTGATGAAATCATCGCTTTAGTTGAAAAACTCATTGAACGCGGTTTTGCCTACGTTGCTAGCAATGGTGATGTGATGTTTGAAGTGAGCAAGTTTGATGAGTATGGACGCCTTTCAAAACAAGACTTGCAACAACTCCAAGCGGGTGCTCGTGTTGATATAGAAACAGCAAAACGCAGCCCATTAGATTTCGTACTGTGGAAAATGTCTAAACCAGGCGAGCCTACATGGGCGTCTCCATGGGGAGAAGGCCGTCCAGGTTGGCATATTGAATGTTCAGCGATGAATTCGTCCATTCTAGGTGACCATTTTGATATTCACGGTGGGGGTTCTGATTTGCAATTCCCACACCATGAGAATGAAATTGCCCAATCGTGCTGTGCCCACGGCACTCAGTATGTCAATACTTGGATGCACAGTGGTATGGTCATGGTGGATCAAGAGAAAATGTCCAAATCATTAGGCAATTTCTTTACCATTCGCGATGTTTTAGGTCACTTTGATTCTGAGACGGTTCGTTACTTCCTCATGTCAGGACACTATCGCAGTCAATTAAACTATAGCCTTGATAACCTTACTCAAGCTCGCTCCTCACTCGAGCGTTTATACACCGCTTTGCGTGGTCTGGATGCCAATGCTAGCCCTGCTGGTGGCGAGGAGTACGTATCTCGTTTTACCACTGCGATGAATGATGACTTCAATACCCCAGAAGCTTACGCGGTATTATTTGATATGGCCCGTGAAGTGAACCGTTTAAAAGGGGCTGATATTGCAAAAGCCAGCCAACTTGGCGCACTAATGCGTGAATTGGCCGAAGTGATTGGTATTTTGTATCAGCAGCCAGAAGCCTTTTTACAAGGTGGACAAGCGGATGATGAAGTGGCAGAGATTGAAGCCTTAATAAAACTGCGTAACGACTCTCGCGCCTCTAAAGATTGGGCGAACGCAGATTTAGCCCGAGATAAGCTTAATGAACTGGGTATTATCTTAGAAGACGGTCCTCAAGGCACAACTTGGCGTCGTAAATAG
- a CDS encoding thymidine kinase, whose amino-acid sequence MAQMYFYYSAMNAGKSTTLLQSSFNYQERGMNPLIFTAALDNRYGEGKVTSRIGLQAEALLFDVDTDLYSTVSELNQHTTHHCILVDESQFLSKQQVYQLTEIVDKLNIPVLCYGLRTDFLGELFEGSRHLLAWADKLVELKTICHCGRKANMVIRTDEHGQPIAEGGQVVIGGNDRYVSVCRVHYKEALGR is encoded by the coding sequence GTGGCTCAGATGTATTTCTACTACTCCGCAATGAACGCGGGTAAATCCACAACACTTTTACAGTCCTCTTTTAACTATCAAGAAAGAGGCATGAACCCGCTCATTTTTACCGCCGCTCTAGATAATCGTTATGGGGAAGGTAAAGTGACATCGAGAATAGGCTTGCAGGCTGAAGCTTTGCTGTTTGATGTGGACACGGATCTGTATAGTACAGTCAGCGAGCTGAACCAGCACACCACGCACCACTGCATACTGGTAGATGAAAGCCAGTTTTTATCAAAGCAACAGGTCTATCAACTGACTGAGATAGTGGATAAATTAAATATCCCGGTACTTTGCTACGGATTGCGCACTGACTTTTTAGGTGAGCTTTTTGAAGGCAGTCGTCATCTGTTGGCGTGGGCGGATAAATTGGTGGAATTAAAAACCATCTGCCATTGTGGCCGAAAAGCCAATATGGTGATCCGCACTGACGAACACGGACAACCTATCGCGGAAGGTGGGCAAGTGGTTATTGGTGGTAATGATCGTTATGTCTCCGTATGTCGTGTCCATTATAAAGAAGCATTAGGGCGTTAA
- a CDS encoding alpha-L-glutamate ligase-like protein, with the protein MFSQFTSPGKIRAKGIMGMNQRNHSYIGKYNDRSKFPLVDDKLKTKKIAELHGATTPALIGVIAQQAEVKRIHKMVKNWPGFCIKPAQGSGGKGILVIISHKDGIYTKPSGDTVNEQDVERHISNTLAGLFSLGGKNDVAVVENLIKFDDCFEGYSYEGVPDVRIIVFKGYPVMAMMRLSTSSSDGKANLHQGAVGVGVDIATGRAVKAVQYDLPVTHHPDTGKDLLQLQVPHWERLLTLASSAWEMTGLGYMGTDMVLDREEGPMVLELNARPGLAIQIANGAGLLPRLNHIENLGETAEYPKPAERVAYAAKQFGVTFEPT; encoded by the coding sequence ATGTTTAGCCAATTTACATCCCCGGGTAAAATTCGCGCAAAAGGCATTATGGGTATGAACCAACGTAATCACAGTTACATTGGTAAATACAATGACCGCAGCAAGTTTCCACTGGTTGATGATAAGTTAAAAACGAAAAAAATTGCTGAATTGCATGGAGCAACGACACCTGCACTTATCGGTGTCATTGCCCAACAGGCAGAAGTAAAACGTATTCATAAGATGGTCAAAAATTGGCCCGGCTTTTGTATCAAGCCAGCTCAAGGCAGTGGCGGTAAAGGCATCTTAGTGATCATCTCCCATAAAGATGGCATTTATACTAAGCCCTCAGGGGATACGGTTAATGAGCAAGATGTTGAACGTCATATTAGTAATACCCTTGCCGGATTATTCTCTCTTGGTGGAAAGAACGATGTGGCTGTAGTGGAAAACCTCATCAAATTTGATGACTGCTTTGAAGGGTACAGCTATGAAGGGGTTCCCGATGTACGCATTATTGTGTTTAAGGGCTATCCCGTTATGGCGATGATGCGTTTATCCACATCCAGCTCCGACGGTAAAGCCAATTTACACCAAGGTGCCGTGGGCGTTGGGGTCGATATAGCCACCGGCAGGGCCGTTAAAGCGGTGCAATATGATTTACCCGTCACTCACCACCCTGATACTGGAAAAGATCTTCTGCAGCTTCAAGTCCCCCATTGGGAGCGACTATTAACCTTAGCATCCAGTGCATGGGAAATGACCGGTTTAGGCTACATGGGAACGGATATGGTGCTTGACCGAGAAGAAGGTCCTATGGTGTTAGAGTTAAACGCCCGCCCTGGATTGGCAATACAAATTGCCAATGGTGCTGGCCTCTTGCCGAGACTGAATCATATTGAAAACCTTGGGGAAACCGCTGAATACCCTAAACCGGCGGAGCGTGTAGCGTATGCGGCCAAACAATTTGGGGTCACCTTTGAGCCTACCTAG
- a CDS encoding inactive transglutaminase family protein, with amino-acid sequence MTSRVPFYIFIALLVIAGATLSFMRHDSYGVPWTPGETRELWDIEARVELVAQGEPVTVSLAAPGTQNGYTLIDESTSSPGYGVAYVDSDIGRRAEWTIRYAEGPQTIYYKAQFLVDPQAKVASAAPEQPIEVPTFDGPQQAAAQAIVEEATKRSADDETLSREIIRKLNDANSQNAALLLNQFTKQEALSALLSFANVHNKTVGVIKLEDGRRRQSINPMVEVWNGKDWMLFDAETGVQGMSKNTLIWDQSNVSLLDVTGGKNSQVLFSMIAQDITPRAATASKVNADDLLNFSIHSLPLEEQSMFKTIMLIPIGALIVVFLRIIIGLKTSGTFMPVLIAVAFVQTQLITGIVGFLLIVGTGLVIRSYLSKLNLLLVARISAVIITVILIISVFTIVAFNIGLVEGLSITFFPMIILSWTIERMSILWEEEGAKEVVLQGGGSLLTAVLVYLAMTNGYIQHLTFNFIGVQLIILAAILMLGNYTGYRLTELRRFKPLAED; translated from the coding sequence ATGACTTCACGAGTGCCGTTTTACATTTTCATTGCCCTGCTAGTCATTGCCGGGGCTACCCTATCCTTCATGCGTCACGATTCTTACGGAGTGCCTTGGACTCCCGGAGAAACTCGTGAGCTTTGGGATATTGAAGCCCGCGTTGAGTTAGTCGCACAAGGAGAGCCTGTTACTGTCTCATTAGCCGCTCCTGGTACACAAAATGGCTACACATTAATTGACGAATCTACCTCCTCACCTGGCTATGGTGTCGCCTATGTGGATTCCGATATTGGCCGCCGTGCGGAGTGGACCATCCGCTATGCCGAGGGACCTCAAACCATTTATTACAAAGCGCAGTTTTTAGTCGACCCACAAGCTAAAGTTGCTTCGGCCGCCCCTGAGCAGCCCATAGAAGTCCCTACTTTTGATGGCCCACAACAAGCCGCCGCCCAAGCCATCGTCGAAGAGGCGACAAAACGCAGTGCCGATGATGAAACCTTAAGTCGTGAAATCATCCGTAAGTTAAACGACGCCAACAGCCAAAATGCTGCTTTGCTGCTCAACCAATTTACTAAACAAGAAGCGCTGTCAGCCCTACTCTCTTTTGCTAATGTGCACAATAAAACGGTGGGGGTGATTAAATTAGAAGATGGGCGTAGACGCCAATCAATCAACCCTATGGTGGAAGTGTGGAACGGCAAAGACTGGATGCTATTTGATGCCGAAACAGGCGTGCAAGGAATGAGCAAAAACACCCTAATTTGGGATCAATCCAATGTCTCGTTGCTTGATGTCACCGGTGGCAAAAACAGCCAAGTACTGTTTTCTATGATAGCCCAAGACATTACACCAAGAGCGGCAACGGCCAGTAAAGTGAATGCCGACGATCTGCTGAATTTCTCTATCCATAGCCTACCTCTTGAAGAGCAGTCGATGTTTAAAACCATCATGCTCATCCCCATTGGTGCGCTTATTGTGGTGTTTTTGCGGATTATTATCGGTCTGAAAACCTCCGGTACTTTCATGCCCGTATTAATTGCGGTGGCCTTTGTGCAAACTCAGTTAATTACCGGGATTGTGGGCTTCTTGTTAATTGTCGGGACGGGTCTGGTTATTCGTAGCTATCTCTCTAAGCTCAATCTCTTGTTAGTGGCACGGATATCCGCGGTCATTATCACCGTTATTCTCATTATTTCAGTATTCACCATTGTCGCCTTTAACATCGGCTTAGTTGAAGGACTCTCTATTACCTTCTTCCCAATGATTATCCTTTCCTGGACCATAGAGCGCATGTCAATTCTGTGGGAAGAGGAAGGCGCCAAAGAGGTGGTATTACAAGGGGGGGGCTCATTGTTAACGGCCGTATTGGTTTACCTAGCGATGACCAATGGTTATATCCAGCACCTGACCTTTAACTTCATTGGGGTGCAACTCATCATCCTAGCCGCTATCTTAATGTTAGGTAACTACACAGGCTATCGCTTAACTGAGTTACGTCGCTTTAAGCCACTGGCGGAGGACTAA
- a CDS encoding putative ATP-dependent zinc protease: protein MLKHIVAVSTAILLSGCAPSKAIQEETRQYRNDSMLAIQSSEDHLSQKLDGLDASIDKQTRHMEQLQQQLAVMSKRMDNLAKHNARVFLAPKPQEKPAPEQKPVLNNQLLILGSIETVKFEQINQLFEARIDTGAATSSLNAINIQEFERNSERWVKFNLSTNKAKDAEPTWIEAPVIRYAKVRQSNTTKTHRRAVIELWISLGDVREKAQFTLADRSHMTHPVLLGREFIKDIALVDVSKEFIQTEKQQ from the coding sequence ATGCTCAAGCATATTGTCGCTGTATCCACAGCGATACTTTTATCCGGATGTGCACCCTCTAAAGCAATACAAGAGGAAACTCGGCAATATCGCAATGACTCTATGCTCGCCATTCAGTCGTCTGAAGACCATTTGTCTCAGAAACTTGATGGTTTAGATGCCTCCATAGATAAACAAACTCGCCATATGGAGCAGCTACAACAGCAGTTAGCCGTCATGTCCAAGCGTATGGATAACTTGGCTAAACATAATGCTCGTGTGTTTTTGGCACCTAAACCTCAAGAGAAACCCGCCCCAGAACAAAAGCCAGTGCTCAATAATCAATTGCTTATCTTAGGCTCCATAGAGACAGTCAAATTTGAGCAAATAAATCAATTATTTGAAGCCAGAATTGATACAGGGGCTGCAACTTCATCATTGAATGCCATAAATATCCAAGAATTTGAACGCAATAGTGAAAGATGGGTTAAGTTTAACTTGTCTACCAATAAAGCAAAGGATGCTGAACCGACTTGGATTGAAGCACCCGTTATTCGATACGCAAAAGTGCGTCAATCTAACACCACTAAAACCCATCGTAGAGCCGTCATTGAACTTTGGATCAGCTTAGGGGATGTACGAGAAAAAGCGCAGTTTACATTAGCTGATCGCTCTCATATGACGCATCCAGTGTTATTGGGACGAGAGTTCATTAAAGACATTGCGTTAGTTGATGTGAGTAAAGAATTTATTCAAACAGAAAAACAACAGTGA
- the cmoB gene encoding tRNA 5-methoxyuridine(34)/uridine 5-oxyacetic acid(34) synthase CmoB, which yields MFNFANFYQLIAQDTRLQPWLETLPKQLADWQSAEHGDFDRWLRALNKIPLLSADNIQLQYEVSVSNKQPLIDGEKKKLESLLKTFHPWRKGPFTLHDIHIDTEWRSDWKWDRLLPHITPLKGRSVLDVGCGNGYHMWRMLGADARLCVGIDPSHLFLVQFEAVRKLMNNDQRIHLLPLGIEQLPKLEAFDTVFSMGVLYHRRSPLDHILQLKNQLLPGGELILETLVIEGDENAVLVPADRYAQMRNVYFFPSAKALKVWMEKCGLVDVSIVDENITSVGEQRTTQWMKHNSLPEYLDPEDPTKTIEGYPAPRRAILVAKKPR from the coding sequence ATGTTTAATTTTGCCAACTTTTATCAATTAATCGCTCAAGACACACGCCTACAACCGTGGTTAGAAACGCTACCAAAGCAACTTGCTGACTGGCAAAGTGCTGAACATGGCGATTTTGACCGTTGGTTACGTGCTCTCAATAAAATCCCGCTATTGTCTGCGGACAATATTCAACTGCAATATGAAGTGAGTGTTTCCAATAAACAGCCACTGATTGATGGGGAAAAGAAGAAGCTAGAAAGTCTTCTAAAAACCTTCCATCCATGGCGTAAAGGCCCTTTTACTCTGCACGACATTCATATTGACACCGAATGGCGCTCTGACTGGAAATGGGATCGACTACTGCCGCATATTACCCCGTTAAAAGGTCGCTCGGTATTAGATGTAGGTTGTGGTAACGGTTACCATATGTGGCGCATGCTCGGTGCTGACGCTCGCTTATGTGTAGGCATCGATCCATCACATCTGTTCTTAGTACAGTTTGAAGCCGTGCGAAAACTGATGAATAACGACCAACGTATTCATCTACTTCCTCTGGGCATAGAGCAACTGCCCAAACTGGAAGCCTTTGATACTGTGTTCAGCATGGGGGTGCTTTACCATAGACGCTCTCCGCTAGATCATATTTTACAACTTAAAAATCAGCTGTTACCCGGCGGTGAATTGATCCTCGAAACCTTAGTCATTGAAGGGGACGAAAATGCCGTACTGGTCCCAGCGGACCGTTATGCTCAAATGCGCAATGTGTACTTTTTCCCTTCTGCTAAGGCACTCAAAGTATGGATGGAGAAATGTGGCTTAGTGGATGTCAGCATAGTGGATGAAAACATCACCTCTGTGGGCGAACAACGCACAACACAATGGATGAAGCATAACTCGCTACCGGAATATCTTGATCCCGAAGATCCCACCAAAACTATCGAAGGTTACCCTGCGCCTAGACGAGCTATTTTAGTGGCAAAAAAACCACGTTAA
- a CDS encoding manganese-dependent inorganic pyrophosphatase: MILVVGHKNPDSDSICSALVATELLKARGLDAKPIRQGEINRETQHILNVAGLEQPEFCDSVAGEKVWLVDYSDLAQAPDDVNQAEILGIVDHHRLGDVMTVNPLEAWIWPVGCTCTVLFNMFKIEGAEITAPIAKLMMSAILSDTVGFASPTCTQKDKDAVQELAKIAGVDDVDAFIKALLIAKTDIEGLTPAQLVEKDLKAYPFNGRDVVVGQIELATLEQVDGQIEALEQDLVRRCEEQGLAFAAVMLTDITTATTRLIYKGEWATKLDKHADNGVLMMENTLSRKKQGWPWLQAELV, from the coding sequence ATGATTTTAGTTGTTGGTCATAAAAACCCAGATAGCGATAGTATTTGTTCAGCATTGGTTGCTACCGAACTTCTTAAGGCACGTGGCCTAGACGCTAAGCCAATTCGTCAAGGCGAAATCAACCGTGAAACTCAACACATCCTAAATGTGGCAGGTCTAGAGCAACCTGAGTTTTGTGATTCTGTGGCGGGAGAGAAAGTGTGGTTGGTGGATTACAGCGATCTAGCTCAAGCCCCTGATGACGTTAATCAAGCTGAAATTCTGGGTATTGTGGATCACCACCGCCTTGGTGATGTAATGACTGTGAACCCACTTGAAGCATGGATCTGGCCTGTTGGCTGTACTTGTACTGTGCTTTTCAACATGTTCAAGATTGAAGGCGCTGAAATTACGGCACCTATAGCGAAACTAATGATGTCAGCTATCCTTTCTGACACCGTGGGCTTTGCTTCTCCAACCTGTACACAAAAAGATAAAGACGCAGTGCAAGAGTTGGCGAAAATTGCGGGTGTTGATGATGTCGATGCTTTCATCAAAGCGCTGCTCATTGCAAAAACCGATATTGAAGGTCTCACTCCAGCGCAATTGGTTGAAAAAGATCTTAAAGCTTACCCATTTAATGGTCGTGACGTTGTTGTGGGGCAAATTGAGTTGGCAACACTTGAGCAAGTTGACGGTCAAATTGAAGCATTAGAGCAAGATTTAGTTCGTCGTTGTGAAGAGCAAGGCTTAGCCTTTGCCGCGGTTATGTTAACGGACATTACCACAGCAACAACACGCCTTATTTATAAAGGTGAGTGGGCAACTAAGTTAGACAAACATGCCGACAACGGTGTGTTGATGATGGAAAATACGCTAAGCCGTAAGAAACAAGGCTGGCCTTGGTTGCAAGCTGAACTGGTATAA
- a CDS encoding peptide ABC transporter ATP-binding protein: MSSLLEVRNLGKTFANRYGLFRKQYIDAVKPVSFTLEPGETLALIGQNSSGKSTLAKMLAGVIEPSSGEIFVNGEKLEHKDYSTRCKLIRVIFQDPNSSLNPRIQIGQILEGPLKRNTAMTPEARKKRVISTLKRVGLLAEHAYFYPQMLAAGQKQRVCIARALILQPSIIIADEALNGLDMAMRSQIINLLLELQDEMGLSFIYVSQQIGIVKHISDKVMVMANGEVVEAGETQAVLSNPEHAITQKLVDNHFFKAPNYSK; this comes from the coding sequence ATGAGTTCGTTATTAGAGGTGCGAAACCTAGGTAAAACCTTTGCTAATCGCTATGGCCTATTTAGAAAACAATACATTGATGCGGTAAAACCGGTAAGCTTTACTTTAGAACCCGGTGAAACTTTAGCTCTTATTGGGCAAAATTCATCAGGCAAGTCCACTCTGGCTAAAATGCTGGCTGGGGTTATCGAACCCAGTTCGGGGGAGATTTTCGTCAATGGAGAAAAACTGGAGCACAAAGATTACTCAACGCGATGCAAATTGATCCGAGTGATTTTTCAAGACCCTAACTCCTCGCTCAATCCACGCATTCAAATTGGCCAGATTTTAGAAGGACCACTGAAAAGAAACACGGCCATGACCCCAGAGGCGCGCAAAAAACGGGTGATCAGCACCTTAAAACGCGTTGGCTTACTTGCAGAGCACGCGTATTTTTATCCGCAAATGCTGGCAGCAGGGCAAAAGCAAAGGGTATGTATTGCCCGAGCCTTAATATTGCAACCTTCTATCATTATTGCCGATGAAGCCTTAAACGGTTTAGATATGGCGATGCGTTCGCAAATCATCAATCTGTTACTAGAACTGCAAGATGAAATGGGACTCTCATTTATTTACGTGTCTCAGCAAATTGGTATCGTCAAACACATCTCAGATAAAGTGATGGTGATGGCAAACGGAGAGGTTGTGGAGGCGGGAGAAACTCAAGCCGTGCTGTCCAACCCTGAACATGCAATTACGCAAAAATTGGTGGATAACCACTTTTTCAAAGCCCCTAATTATTCCAAATAG